From one Vanessa tameamea isolate UH-Manoa-2023 chromosome 9, ilVanTame1 primary haplotype, whole genome shotgun sequence genomic stretch:
- the LOC113395105 gene encoding putative inorganic phosphate cotransporter gives MVNGAQVDIIGSRFKYEMLTGWRLGLSKLFIIPQRYVFAVMALLAVANAYTMRVCLNLAITQMVKKTVAVEGDSNYDPNACPDLTTVKNTTMTLSDYITRDSGGSDLFEWSEATQGLILSSFYYGYVLTHIPGGMLAERYGGKWVLGTGLLSTAICTFITPIAVKTGGATALFILRVVEGFGEGPTMPALMAMISKWAPKAERARFGAIVFGGAQIGNIAGSYFSGLIMYDGSWEYVFYMFGGIGLGWFVIWCFICYSTPNTHPFISDDEKKFLNENVQALIHSEKQILDPVPWKALLRSVPLWSLIIAAIGHDWGYFTMVTDLPKYMTDVLKFNIKSAGLLSALPYVAMWIASFFFGLICDFCIKKNFHSIKNARKLYTTIAATGPGICIILASYSGCDTTLAVFWFIAAMTLMGAYYSGMKINALDITPNYAGTTTAMVNGIAAISGIITPYLIGLLTPNSTLKEWRVAFWVCLGVLVITNIIYLIFAKGEQLWWDDVKKHGYPKNWKHGPLSLRNNDSENAPTEKTSDEKK, from the exons ATGGTGAATGGTGCTCAAGTTGATATTATTGGTTCTAGGTTTAAATACGAAATGTTGACAGGATGGCGACTTGGTCTTTCGAAAC TATTCATAATACCACAACGATATGTGTTCGCTGTGATGGCTCTGCTAGCCGTAGCGAATGCGTACACAATGCGCGTTTGCTTAAATTTGGCGATCACGCAGATGGTGAAAAAGACCGTCGCTGTCGAAGGCGATTCAAATTACGACCCTAACGCGTGCCCAGATTTAACAACGGTTAAAAATACCACGATGACATTATCGGATTATATTACTAGAGACAGTGGTGGT tCTGACCTTTTCGAGTGGAGTGAAGCCACCCAAGGTCTCATACTCAGTTCATTTTACTATGGTTACGTACTGACCCATATACCAGGTGGTATGTTGGCTGAACGTTATGGTGGTAAATGGGTGTTGGGCACAGGATTGCTATCTACGGCTATCTGTACCTTTATCACTCCAATCGCTGTCAAAACTGGAGGAGCTACTGCTTTGTTTATTCTCCGTGTAGTCGAAGGATTTGGTgag GGTCCAACTATGCCTGCGTTGATGGCAATGATATCAAAGTGGGCGCCAAAGGCTGAAAGAGCACGTTTTGGAGCTATCGTTTTTGGAGGCGCTCAAATTGGTAATATAGCAGGATCGTACTTCTCAGGCCTCATCATGTACGACGGATCTTGGGAATATGTCTTTTATATGTTCGGTGGTATCGGTTTAGGATGGTTTGTAATATGG TGTTTCATTTGCTACAGTACCCCAAATACGCATCCTTTTATATCTGATGATGAAAAGAAATTCCTGAATGAAAATGTTCAAGCATTAATTCACagtgaaaaacaaatattggatCCCGTACCATGGAAAGCGTTGCTCAGATCTGTACCCCTTTGGTCTCTAATCATTGCTGCT ATTGGTCACGATTGGGGCTACTTCACAATGGTCACAGATTTACCTAAGTACATGACAGATGTTctgaaattcaatattaaatctgCCGGATTACTCTCTGCTCTGCCTTACGTTGCAATGTGGATTGCCTCTTTCTTCTTTGGACTTATCTGCGATTTCTGTATCAAGAAAAATTTCCATAGTATTAAAAATGCCAGAAAGCTTTACACAACTATTG CGGCCACCGGTCCAGGTATTTGTATAATTCTCGCTTCGTATTCTGGATGTGATACAACTTTAGCAGTATTCTGGTTCATCGCTGCTATGACACTAATGGGTGCTTACTACAGTGGAATGAAAATTAACGCTCTCGATATTACCCCTAACTACGCTGGTACAACTACCGCAATGGTGAATGGCATAGCTGCTATATCTGGAATCATCACACCGTATCTAATCGGTCTACTGACTCCAAAT tCCACACTCAAGGAATGGCGAGTTGCCTTTTGGGTATGTCTTGGCGTCTTGGTAATAACAAACATCATATATTTGATTTTCGCCAAAGGTGAGCAACTTTGGTGGGATGATGTTAAGAAACATGGTTACCCCAAGAATTGGAAACATGGTCCCCTATCGTTAAGGAACAATGATTCAGAAAATGCTCCAACAGAAAAAACCAGTGATGAAAAGAAATGA